Below is a genomic region from Neosynechococcus sphagnicola sy1.
ATAGACCCTCTTCCCGAGCCAAACGACGACCAAAGTGAATGGCTTCATCATCCGTGACGGTAATTACTTCATCAATGATTTCCAGGTTCAGCACCTCAGGTTTAAACCCAGGGCCAATTCCTTGAATCCTATGAGGTCCCGGCCTACCCCCTGAGAGTACGGGACTATTGGCAGGTTCAACGGCGATCGCTTGAAAACCTGGTCTACGGGGCTTAATCACCTCTGCAACCCCCGTAATCGTGCCCCCTGTGCCCACCCCTGCAATCAGAATATCAATCTGACCGTCCGTATCAGCCCAAATTTCTTCCGCTGTGGTTTGTCGATGGACGTTGGGATTCGCTGGATTACTAAACTGCTGCAACATAAATGCATCAGGCAACGTAGAGACAATCTCCTGGGCGCGGCGGATACATCCACTCATGCCCTCAATCCCCGGTGTTAGCTCTAGCTCTGCACCATAGGCTCTCAGCATTGCCCGGCGTTCAGCGCTCATCGTTTCTGGCATGGTGAGAATCAAACGGTAGCCTTTTGCAGCCGCAACCATGGCAAGGGCAATTCCAGTATTGCCAGAGGTTGGTTCAACCAGAATCGTTCTGC
It encodes:
- the cysK gene encoding cysteine synthase A, which produces MKIAQDITDLVGRTPLVQLNRVPQSEGCVAKIVVKLEGMNPAASVKDRIGVNMIRVAEAEGIIHPGRTILVEPTSGNTGIALAMVAAAKGYRLILTMPETMSAERRAMLRAYGAELELTPGIEGMSGCIRRAQEIVSTLPDAFMLQQFSNPANPNVHRQTTAEEIWADTDGQIDILIAGVGTGGTITGVAEVIKPRRPGFQAIAVEPANSPVLSGGRPGPHRIQGIGPGFKPEVLNLEIIDEVITVTDDEAIHFGRRLAREEGLLSGISSGAALCAAIRVAQRPQNQGRLIVMVQPSFGERYLSTPLFQEPEPLMSLLPG